Proteins encoded together in one Staphylococcus aureus window:
- a CDS encoding DEAD/DEAH box helicase — MDNVTRYKITESSQSSSQAYYHLSFELSEQQSYASEHIVRAIRKRQTILLYAVTGAGKTEMMFQGIQYARIQGDNIAIVSPRVDVVVEISKRIKDAFLNEDIDILHQQSRQQFEGHFVVCTVHQLYRFKQHFDTIFIDEVDAFPLSMDKNLQQALKSSSKVEHATIYMTATPPKQLLSEIPHENIIKLPARFHKKSLPVPKYRYFKLNNKKIQKMLYRILQDQINNQRYTLVFFNNIETMIKTFSVYKQKITKLTYVHSEDVFRFEKVEQLRNGHFDVIFTTTILERGFTMANLDVVVIDAHQYTQEALIQIAGRVGRKLECPTGKVLFFHEGVSMNMIQAKKEIQRMNKLALKRGWIDE, encoded by the coding sequence ATGGATAATGTAACAAGATATAAAATAACAGAGAGTTCGCAAAGTTCATCACAAGCATATTATCATCTCTCATTTGAATTGTCGGAACAGCAGTCTTATGCCTCAGAACATATTGTTCGAGCCATTAGAAAGAGACAAACGATTTTGTTATATGCCGTAACAGGTGCAGGTAAGACAGAAATGATGTTTCAAGGCATTCAATATGCAAGAATACAGGGAGATAATATAGCTATTGTGTCACCACGTGTAGATGTTGTTGTAGAAATTAGTAAACGTATTAAAGACGCATTTCTTAATGAAGATATAGACATACTACACCAGCAATCAAGACAACAATTTGAAGGGCATTTTGTTGTATGCACAGTGCATCAACTTTACCGATTCAAACAGCACTTTGATACTATTTTTATTGATGAAGTCGATGCCTTTCCTTTATCAATGGATAAAAATTTACAACAAGCATTGAAGTCATCTTCTAAAGTTGAACATGCAACAATTTATATGACAGCAACACCACCGAAACAACTTCTGTCAGAGATTCCCCACGAAAATATAATTAAATTGCCAGCTCGCTTTCATAAAAAATCACTTCCAGTTCCTAAATATCGTTATTTCAAACTTAATAATAAGAAGATTCAGAAAATGTTATACCGAATTTTACAAGATCAAATTAATAATCAACGTTATACACTGGTGTTTTTTAACAATATAGAAACAATGATTAAAACATTTTCGGTTTATAAGCAGAAAATTACTAAATTAACATACGTCCATAGCGAGGATGTTTTTCGCTTTGAAAAAGTTGAACAATTAAGGAATGGACATTTCGATGTCATTTTTACTACGACAATATTAGAACGTGGATTTACAATGGCAAATTTGGATGTTGTTGTTATCGATGCACATCAATATACTCAAGAGGCTTTAATACAAATTGCTGGACGTGTTGGACGAAAATTAGAATGTCCTACTGGAAAAGTATTGTTTTTTCATGAAGGGGTAAGTATGAATATGATTCAAGCTAAAAAAGAGATTCAAAGGATGAACAAATTAGCATTAAAAAGAGGTTGGATTGATGAATAA
- the hpf gene encoding ribosome hibernation-promoting factor, HPF/YfiA family, which translates to MIRFEIHGDNLTITDAIRNYIEEKIGKLERYFNDVPNAVAHVKVKTYSNSATKIEVTIPLKNVTLRAEERNDDLYAGIDLINNKLERQVRKYKTRINRKSRDRGDQEVFVAELQEMQETQVDNDAYDDNEIEIIRSKEFSLKPMDSEEAVLQMNLLGHDFFVFTDRETDGTSIVYRRKDGKYGLIQTSEQ; encoded by the coding sequence ATGATTAGATTTGAAATTCATGGAGATAACCTCACTATCACAGATGCTATTCGCAACTATATTGAGGAAAAAATTGGTAAGTTGGAACGTTATTTTAATGACGTACCAAATGCAGTGGCGCATGTTAAAGTTAAAACTTATTCAAATTCAGCTACTAAAATTGAAGTAACAATTCCATTGAAAAATGTTACGTTAAGAGCTGAAGAGCGAAACGATGATTTATACGCAGGTATTGATTTAATTAATAATAAACTTGAAAGACAAGTTCGAAAATATAAAACACGTATTAATCGTAAGAGCCGTGATCGAGGAGATCAAGAAGTGTTTGTTGCCGAATTACAAGAAATGCAAGAAACACAAGTTGATAATGACGCTTACGATGATAACGAGATAGAAATTATTCGTTCAAAAGAATTCAGCTTAAAACCAATGGATTCAGAAGAAGCGGTATTACAAATGAATCTATTAGGTCATGACTTCTTTGTATTCACAGACAGAGAAACTGATGGAACAAGTATCGTTTACCGCCGTAAAGACGGTAAATATGGCTTGATTCAAACTAGTGAACAATAA
- a CDS encoding ComF family protein: MNNCLSCGAKLYENITIYNLFKKPNRLCDRCKENWDNIKLDIKARRCSRCLKHLNQDEAYCLDCKFLSAHFNLMEQLYCQFQYDGLMKEMIHQYKFLKDYYLCELLAHLIEIPQTSYDYIVPIPSSPAHDLSRTFNPVEAVLKAKGIRFDKILKMSNRPKQSHLTKKERLADENPFIIDTELDLNGKEILLVDDIYTTGLTIHRAGCKLYAKNIRKFKVFAFAR; this comes from the coding sequence ATGAATAATTGTTTGAGTTGTGGTGCTAAGTTATATGAAAATATAACCATTTATAATTTGTTCAAGAAACCTAATAGATTATGTGACAGATGCAAAGAGAATTGGGACAATATTAAACTTGATATTAAAGCAAGGCGATGTTCAAGGTGCTTAAAACACTTAAATCAAGATGAAGCGTATTGTTTAGACTGCAAGTTTCTATCGGCACACTTTAATTTAATGGAACAATTATATTGTCAATTTCAATATGACGGTTTAATGAAAGAGATGATACATCAGTATAAATTTTTGAAAGACTATTATTTATGTGAATTATTGGCACATTTGATTGAAATACCACAAACATCTTATGACTATATTGTGCCAATTCCTTCTTCGCCGGCACATGATTTATCTAGAACATTTAACCCGGTAGAAGCAGTACTAAAAGCTAAAGGGATTCGCTTTGATAAGATTTTAAAGATGTCAAATAGACCAAAACAGTCTCATTTAACTAAGAAAGAGCGTCTGGCAGATGAAAATCCATTTATTATTGATACGGAATTAGATTTAAATGGTAAGGAAATATTACTCGTTGACGATATTTATACAACTGGATTAACAATTCATCGTGCAGGGTGTAAATTATATGCTAAAAATATCAGAAAATTCAAAGTGTTTGCGTTTGCACGATAG